From the genome of Triticum aestivum cultivar Chinese Spring chromosome 3B, IWGSC CS RefSeq v2.1, whole genome shotgun sequence, one region includes:
- the LOC123064443 gene encoding uncharacterized protein, giving the protein MEAPADGDLVERLPEDVLVDVLRRVTGPRSLAVSRCVCKAWRAIIDGEGLLRRQLPFSGIFICFRRLCLPEFFSRPASAGQPIISGKLDFLPRAIELRPDGNYYIEDHCNGLLLLQGSYIDDHYVVNPATRWWNALPLCPDNRGDYFLAFDPTVSSHYQVFQIPYLDWGKYEINPLEETSEWPPSPYILHVFSSRRGCWEERLFVREGDAAGTVAKARVRFEGQQNSVYWRGSLYVHCQSDFVMRISLSEDKYSVIKPPTDIGWSSYLGLSEKGVYCASFVENAHILVYTLTESCDQFEWILKNDYDLKPVQMFDGQVNGPWTIQDINYEIFRSHLPNINKEEVIQENFEWNSDDDDFNENLDIVEVQHRPYFEMEVLGFHPYKEILFLSRSEDYKLNAMAFAYHLNSFKVEKLGSIYPTGHDYFNCSIPNESHEIESFPYTPCWIGETPESVN; this is encoded by the exons ATGGAAGCGCCGGCGGACGGAGACCTGGTGGAGCGTCTGCCTGAGGACGTGCTCGTCGATGTGCTCCGTCGCGTGACGGGGCCACGCTCGCTCGCCGTGTCGCGCTGCGTGTGCAAAGCGTGGCGGGCAATCATCGACGGCGAGGGACTCCTCCGCAGGCAGCTCCCGTTCAGCGGCATCTTCATCTGCTTCAGGAGGCTATGTCTGCCCGAGTTCTTCTCCCGCCCCGCGTCCGCGGGTCAGCCTATTATTAGCGGCAAGCTCGATTTCCTGCCCAGGGCCATTGAACTTCGCCCCGATGGCAACTACTACATCGAGGATCACTGTAATGGACTCCTCTTGCTCCAAGGGAGCTACATCGATGATCACTACGTGGTTAACCCTGCCACGCGATGGTGGAACGCTCTGCCCTTATGCCCGGACAATCGTGGTGATTATTTTCTGGCCTTTGATCCCACGGTGTCATCCCATTACCAGGTGTTTCAGATCCCTTATTTGGATTGGGGAAAATATGAGATTAACCCTTTAGAAGAGACATCCGAATGGCCTCCATCTCCATATATATTGCATGTATTCTCTTCAAGGAGAGGCTGTTGGGAGGAGAGGTTGTTTGTTCGAGAAGGGGACGCCGCAGGAACCGTTGCAAAGGCACGTGTGCGCTTTGAGGGACAACAAAACTCGGTCTATTGGCGCGGATCCCTTTATGTGCATTGTCAAAGTGATTTTGTTATGAG AATATCTTTGTCTGAAGATAAGTACAGTGTGATTAAGCCACCAACGGATATTGGGTGGAGCAGTTATCTAGGATTATCTGAAAAAGGTGTGTACTGTGCATCATTTGTTGAGAATGCTCACATTCTGGTTTACACCCTCACTGAATCGTGTGATCAGTTCGAGTGGATATTAAAGAACGACTATGACCTTAAGCCTGTGCAAATGTTTGATGGCCAAGTTAATGGACCCTGGACCATACAAGACATTAACTATGAAATTTTTCGTTCTCATCTACCAAATATCAACAAGGAAGAAGTAATTCAAGAGAATTTTGAATGGAACTCCGATGATGACGATTTCAATGAGAACCTAGACATTGTTGAAGTGCAACATCGTCCATATTTTGAGATGGAGGTACTTGGATTTCACCCGTACAAAGAGATTCTCTTTTTGAGTAGGTCAGAGGACTATAAATTGAATGCAATGGCGTTTGCCTATCATTTGAATAGCTTCAAGGTTGAAAAATTGGGTAGCATATACCCGACAGGTCACGACTATTTCAACTGCAGCATTCCTAATGAATCTCATGAGATTGAATCTTTTCCGTACACGCCATGTTGGATTGGAGAAACCCCAGAAAGCGTGAATTAA